The following coding sequences lie in one Saccopteryx bilineata isolate mSacBil1 chromosome 5, mSacBil1_pri_phased_curated, whole genome shotgun sequence genomic window:
- the ZFYVE28 gene encoding lateral signaling target protein 2 homolog isoform X2 encodes MMHRFRKWLYKPKRSDPQLLAQFYYADEELSQVAAELDSLDGRKDPQRCTLLVSQFRSCQDNVLNIINQIMDVCIPQDRAPRDFCVKFPEEIRHDNLAGQLWFGAECLAAGSIIMNRELESMAMRPLAKELTRSLEEVRGALRDQALRDLSAYTEKMREALRHFDVLFAEFELSYVSAMVPVKSPREYYVQQEVIVLFCETVERALDFGYLTQDMIDDYEPALMFTIPRLAIVCGLVVYADGPLNLDRKVEDMSELFRPFHTLLRKIRDLLQTLSEDELHTLERNLCISQDVEFPIRADMPVLPALVPAFPATPLPTEELLSAKAKNPEAELACSMQYDDQELEQLNRMVHRAGDEMSSLLSPPSACQSPARRPGAESSPRGEAAPGGRLPRPSSNEEEEGRVFFMDDVEGAADASDSPSRWMGSARADPQERGQGGERDVGIPATSEEEGDLINNNNNVQDRDNKMWAVGPNSCSCLDSQPHLDSWEGTADGAETAEMIAHRTGGMKLSATVIFNPKSATSLACAVSASEASEAPAEGTEGGSHKLSTAATRCLLNSCVCCGACEGSREDAAESLQDKCNPGGVISASSIGSSKAGAKGGAERLEEARPALEAPPGGSPAPLPSEDTPNRQEPKAPASNKCLALTSGPPADAADKPQGGGGGSQQEEQEQQGDRPPSEAREGSQRPLGPR; translated from the exons GACAACGTGTTAAACATCATAAACCAGATCATGGATGTGTGCATCCCACAGGACCGTGCCCCCAGGGACTTCTGTGTCAAGTTCCCAGAGGAGATTCGGCACGACAACCTGGCCGGCCAGCTGTGGTTTGGTGCTGAG TGCCTGGCTGCCGGCTCCATCATCATGAACCGGGAGCTGGAGAGCATGGCCATGCGCCCACTGGCCAAGGAGCTGACCCGCAGCCTGGAGGAGGTGCGGGGCGCCCTCCGCGACCAGGCCCTGAGGGACCTCAGCGCCTACACAGAGAAGATGCGGGAGGCGCTGAGGCACTTTGACGTCCTGTTTGCCGAGTTCGAGCTGAG CTACGTCTCGGCCATGGTGCCCGTGAAGTCCCCCAGGGAGTACTACGTGCAGCAGGAGGTCATCGTGCTGTTCTGTGAGACGGTGGAGAG GGCGCTGGACTTCGGGTACCTGACCCAGGACATGATTGACGACTATGAGCCCGCCCTCATGTTCACCATCCCCAGGTTGGCCATCGTGTG CGGCCTCGTGGTCTACGCCGACGGACCCCTGAACTTGGACCGCAAGGTGGAAGACATGTCCGAGCTGTTCCGGCCCTTCCACACGTTGCTGCGGAAAataag GGATTTGCTGCAGACCCTGAGCGAGGACGAGCTGCACACGCTGGAACGGAACCTCTGCATCTCCCAGGACGTGGAGTTCCCCATCCGGGCAGATATGCCCGTGCTGCCCGCCCTCGTGCCCGCCTTCCCCGCCACACCCCTCCCCACCGAGGAGCTGCTCTCGGCCAAGGCCAAGAACCCGGAGGCGGAGCTGGCCTGCTCCATGCAGTACGACGACCAGGAGCTGGAGCAGCTCAACCGCATGGTGCACCGGGCTGGGGACGAGATGTCGTCCCTGCTGTCCCCGCCCAGCGCCTGCCAGTCCCCCGCGCGCAGGCCGGGTGCCGAGAGCAGTCCCCGGGGCGAGGCCGCCCCCGGCGGCAGGCTGCCGCGGCCCAGCAGcaacgaggaggaggaggggagggtgttCTTCATGGATGACGTGGAGGGGGCAGCAGACGCCTCGGACAGCCCGTCTCGGTGGATGGGCAGCGCCCGTGCTGACCCCCAGGAGAGAGGGCAGGGCGGGGAGAGAGATGTCGGCATCCCCGCCACCTCGGAGGAAGAGGGAGACttgatcaacaacaacaacaacgtcCAGGACCGGGACAACAAGATGTGGGCGGTGGGCCCCAACTCCTGCAGCTGCCTGGACTCCCAGCCGCACCTGGACAGCTGGGAGGGGACGGCGGACGGTGCCGAGACGGCCGAGATGATCGCCCACCGGACGGGCGGCATGAAGCTCTCAGCCACGGTCATCTTCAATCCCAAGTCAGCCACCTCCCTGGCCTGTGCCGTCTCTGCCTCGGAAGCCTCGGAAGCCCCGGCCGAGGGGACCGAGGGCGGCTCCCACAAACTCAGCACCGCGGCCACCCGCTGCCTCCTCAACTCCTGCGTGTGCTGCGGGGCCTGTGAGGGCAGCAGGGAGGACGCGGCCGAGAGCCTGCAGGACAAGTGCAACCCGGGTGGCGTCATCAGCGCCTCCTCCATCGGCTCGTCCAAGGCCGGTGCCAAGGGGGGTGCTGAGAGACTGGAGGAGGCCCGGCCTGCCCTGGAGGCCCCGCCTGGGGGCTCCCCGGCCCCCCTGCCCTCAGAAGACACCCCCAATAGGCAGGAGCCCAAAGCCCCTGCTTCCAACAAGTGCCTGGCGCTGACCTCAGGGCCCCCAGCGGACGCGGCAGACAAGCCTCAGGGAGGTGGCGGGGGCAGTCAGCAAGAGGAGCAGGAGCAGCAAGGTGACAGGCCGCCCTCCGAGGCCAGGGAGGGGAGCCAGCGCCCGCTGGGCCCCAG gTGA